Sequence from the Amaranthus tricolor cultivar Red isolate AtriRed21 chromosome 1, ASM2621246v1, whole genome shotgun sequence genome:
ATTGATATGATTCCGAATCTGGGTCCAATTAAAAGAATGTTTTGAACCTGGGTCTGACCAGGCCCTACCCATATCAACCCAAGTTCATTTCCTATCAAGTAGCCACTCTTTATGTATAGGCCAATACCGCActgaaagattgaaaaaaataagataaataaacaatttaattccgaatataagattcgggaaaacttatgtcccaaaataagcttccgtacatccaagcctagcctcgggtaagtcgctgttagtaacagcgaatgaggagaaaaaaaaaaaaattaaaaggccctaagtcgctgttagtaacagcgacttaaggagttgaccagtcaaccccttaagtcgctattactaacagcgacttaaaaaaaaaaaaaaattttttttttttttaaaaaattttaatagtactATACTTGAAATCgctgtatttttttatttttgaagcaGGTCGTTTTTTAACCTTCAAACAGATATTTAATAGTAgatgaactaactatataaacttgttattgtttgattattcttccgatgtgggactgttttctggaacacatcaaaataaatgaaaccaaaaattagctcacgAATAGAGCACCGATGTGGGACTAAGTTATTGAAGAGGAAGACATCCACCATTGAAGAAGACCACTATTTGTTCTACCTCACGCTTAATCTACTCTCCCTTTCACTGATTAATTCCTATCAAATACCAAACTATTTGTTGCTGCCTATTAGTGAAAAATGTTGTGGCCATACCAAATATTGCAAACATGGCAGTTGATAAAGTCCAAAACCAATGACCAATCAAAGGAACATAGTCACATAGAAATGGCCAGCAAGCAAAGAGAGAACAAGAAGATCGAGCCTTATGGTACATGTAATGAAACTCAGACAGAACAAGAATAGATAGAAATCAATTATATCTGAAACTACATGTTTCTCAACAAGTAATGAAGCAAGATCATTTTAACACCAAGTATATAGAAAAAGCTCCAATTTTCCCATTGACTTTGTAGATAATTGGGTCTTATCTCAGTTGGAGCATCTACATATCATGGGTTCAATTCTCGTTGCCCCATCCCACAGCCCTCCACTTCCCTTGGCCTACCCAGTATTAAAATTATGTCAAATTTAGAATTTTCACACATACCTTCTTAGGTGATGTTGGCCGAGCTGTTTTAGTGGCAGTTTGTGCTCTCATTGCACCagtttctcttttctttctGGACTCCTGCAAACTGGTGCAATGAGAGCAGCATGTGGGAGAAAGTTCAGTTGGAACTCTAAAAGATAACAACACAGGCGATGCAACAGATGTTAACAAGGATGGAGAAAACGACTGGGAAACTTATTCCAACTATTCACATTATGACAATCAAGGAGAAGAGTACAATTACTACGTGGATGACGATGAGTTCTTTTGAGATGACTTGGTCTTTTTTCGTTGTTTAAAGAATAGATATATACCGAAACGATACAGATATGCAGCTTACTATTTGATAGGAATACAAAATGCAACCTTCTGGTATGTCCATTCTTTAAACAAGAGCGAGCGCGATTAGTTTATAGCAGTAGTTTTGCATCGCACTCATTGACGATGTTTGTTGCCATTGTACGATGGTAGTTATTGACGCTGAGCCTCTATTGTTTCGATTCTCATAATCGAAACAGATCTGTAAGAGGGCGTTTTTGCATTATACTAAGTTGCCTTCATCAACCTAACATGGATCACAAGATCAGTAATGTACACAATTAGCAAGGGATATGAATAATTTCAGTACCTCAGTCCCACATCGGTGCTCTATTcgtgagctaatttttggtttcatttattttgatgtgttccagaacacagtcccacatcggaagattaatcaaacaataacaagtttatatagttagttcatcTGCTATTAAATAACTGTTTGAAGGTTAAAAAATGAGCtgtttcaaaaacaaaataatgcaGTGACTTCAAGTTCAgtactaataaaattaaaaaaaaaaaaaaaatttttttttttttttttttttaagtcgctggtagtaacagcgacttaaggggttgactggtcaactccttaagtcgctgttactaacagcgacttagggccttttaatttttttttttctcctcattcgcggttactaacagcgacttacccgaggctaggcttggatgtacggaagcttatttgggacataagttttcccgaatcttatattcggaattaaattgtttatttatcttatttttttcaatctttgtaCCGCACTAGTGACAGCGATTGACCCATATTTAAACACCTACTAAACCAACTCCAAATACAAAAACAAAACTTCAAAGTTCAATTCTCTAATAAaagtttcattaattttatGGATTGGATTTGCAGTAGCATCAATATAATATGGAAACTCTGCTTCTTAGGAAGCTTGCTTGGCTTCTTAGCTCTCCTAATTTTTCTCGatcaaaaaggaaaaattataaccTTTTCTGCAACAAACACTGTGCAACAATTCAGTTCATATCCTGAATCACAGCCTCCTTCACATACTTCATCGTCCGAGGCTGCTGATGGGTATTCAGAGGCACCTGTGCCGAGCATGATCGGCATGGCTCCCGTGCAGGACAACCCATTAGTTGATGCACCAGAGGCACCCCTGCCGAGCATGATTGGCCTGACTCCTGCGCAGGGCTACCCATTAGTTTATGCACCAGAGGCGCCTCTGCCGAGCATGATTGGCTTTGCTCCCGAGCAGGACAACCCATTAGTTTATGTACCAGAGGCGCCTCTGCCGAGCATGATTGGCTTGGCTCCCGAGCAGGACAACCCATTAGTTTATGTACCAGAGGCGCCTCTGCCGAGCATGATTGGCGTGGTTCCCGTGCAGGAGCACCCATTTATTGATGCGTCAGTGGCACCTCTGCCGAGCCAGCGcatgatttttattaataatgatgCGGCCAATTTGTCAAATATTCCTTTAAAAAGAGAGTTACCTAACCCAACAAACATGTCTGGTGATGAAATAAAGTGCAATATGTTTGATGGAAGATGGGTTTACAAGCCCGATGTAAGGCCCATCTATGATTCATTTAAGTGTCCTATCATTGAAGAGAAGATGAGCTGCCAAAAGAATGGAAGACCTGATTTTGACTATGAGAAATGGATTTGGGAAGCTAAAGATTGTCATATACCATTGTAAGTATTGAGATTATAGATAatgaaataattattatattaagcTAATCTTATTTCCTaatggggtgtttggcaaagtTTGATAGTTTGTAGTTGATGCCTAATAGCTGATTACAATAGCTGATTTGATCGGCTGATTTTAAATCCGCTTCTTTAGAAAACTTATTTAAAATATCttacatataataataaacTGTTTCAAtcagctaatttaccaaacattagcattGGATGATTTAACCACAAAACCCTCTATTTGaatcaaaataagttaaaattgctTAATTGTTTTGCTAAACACCCCCAATGTTAAACCTGACGAGTACCTCGAACGACTTTCAATTGGTTTTAGTAGTGAACCTACTTTAAATTTATATGTAGGTTACCTCTTTTCGTCTTTGTTTGAGTTTTTTGAGCCTATTTTCTAAATTCTATCAATCAACTAatatgttattaattaattttattgttctTGATTAGGTTTAATGGAAAACAAATGTTGGATAGATTAAGAAACAAGAGGATGATAATAGTAGGAGACTCATTAAACAGAAATATGTGGGAGTCTCTAGCTTGTCTTCTTTATTCATCAATCCGGTCTTCTAGAAGAGTTGAAGTTCAATCTAAAAACCCACGTTATAAGGTCTTGAAAGCAAAGGTAAACAAGATTAATTTATGGTAACTttgtatttttgcactttttcgattatcaattgTAACCCGAGCATTCCATGCTAATTACTACCataacattattcaagttttttgCCGTTAAATCCTTTTAAAAACCAATTATGGTCAATATGTTATTTATTTCCTTTTAAAAGAATTTAACGGTAAGATAACGacaaaaacttgaataatgtcacggttgtaattagcatgaaATGCTGGGGTATCATTGATAATCAACAAAACACAAGGGtaccaaagataaagtgcaaaaatacaggggtactattgataatttccatatttattattactatataatCTCtcttttcatttgttcttcttATTCACTTTTATCGCAAATTCTAATgtaaacttaaaaatcaaataattctagttgtgatttattaaaaattctaaaaaattgatatttaaaaaatatttactaagacgaatctaataagatttcacgtgaatatgttttttcatataaatcgatgagaaatcatactcaaaatttaacactaaaattctAACATATAGAGTATATAAGATTGCCTTTTAAGTTCATGGTTATAAGTGAcgtttttatgattttgaagGATTATAATGCAATAATAGAATTTCATTGGAGTCCATTTTTGATTGAATATGATCCAAACCATAAAAGTGGGAAGAAAGTTCTTATTTTAGACAAGCTTTCATCAAATTCAAAGCTATGGAAAGGAGCAGAtattatggttttcaattcaGCACATTGGTGGAAGCACAGTGGAAATTTGAAAAAGTAAGTAAACCTCAATACCTTTTATTTTCCAATGCAAAAAatactttaataatattttattatttcaatattatttaaTGATCGATTAATAACAATCAGCCACCTAAAAATGCTCTAACatacataaattattaattgatttttgtgTATAGGTTTAGATTACGAAATACGTAATTTTGCTTAAATTTGATTGAAATATTCtccaaaaatttattatatttgtcaattttagaaaatattacaaattatatttCAACAAATTAAACTATTTTCATAATCTAAATCTATACACCTAGTGCATAGGTTAGAAACAAACCGTATCTATTATTAATAACTAATTTGATAAATATAATTCATTATTATGTCTTGTAATGTATGTCACCTTTTATAATGGTatctaaatatattaaaatggcATTAGATCTAAAAGTACTTCTTCTTGTCCTTAATAAAAGgaccactttttttttttattaatatatggtTATAATTACttgcaatatattattttgctaATTTTATTATAGAAAACAATCACATTACCCTCATTATTtgtatttcataatttttaaaatttagttttataataaattttaaaaattagacTTATATCTacccaaaattaaaaataaaaagaaaattactgGGATTAATAAGAAAATCTATAGAATTAATATGAGATATCTAGATGGCTATTATTTAATATAGATAATATAAGTGAGTTGCTTTGACATGTCACATGTTCTTCATCAAGCCTCTTTATATGTACAAGATAATAAATAGTAGTATGATGTGGGGCTTAGTTGaactcatatttttttattaattaattaaagttttGTCAGccaataattattgtttttagaTAATTAATTGATGTCTTCACGTCAGTTGCCAGAAAAAATGCCGTGctttattatttcttaattatgtATCGTCAATGGCGAAATTTGGGTCAAGAGGTAAAGATAGAGATTTTAGACTTTAAATTTCAGTTAAAATATAAGAGGGGCAAAAGTTTTAAAGGTGTAATCTTTTGATTAGAAAAATACAATTCTTTTACCattaattcaattattattttatgatatatttataatagtatccttttatatatatatatatatatatatatatatatatatatatatatatatatatatatatatatatatatatatatatatatatatatatatattgaagaaATATATAGTACTCCTTCTATTCATCTAATGTgttcccatttgactttttatcatttttaggtggtcaaatgTAACCAtatataaaaggaaaaagtatagtgtttttaaattttaatagggtAAAGTGGGGTTAATAAGtgtaaaagtgttaaaaaaattaaatttagtaaAGATAGATTAGTAAAGTTAAcatactcaaaataaaaatgagacattcTAGATGATTTgactaaataagaaaaaaaaaacacttaaagtgAATAGAAGGGAATATATAATTGAAAAGAATGTAAGGGACGAAGCCCCTCCTCCGCCCCTTTGATGTTTGGCCACTGCTTATGCTATTTCAAATTGTTATTTGTTTAAtgtattttgttatttatacttattttgCAGAGTttgctaaatatattatattaatttgcaagttagcttttttagttggcttgtttgataAGCTGAAAATATTGattgtttttgttgatttttaagttAGCTCAAAACAAcattggcttttaagctagctgaaaaagTTAGTTGTTTATggagatatttggtaaatttaagcATTGATTATTGgatgtttattaaagaaaatgtGGATTAACAAACCAAAAACCAACAACAACTAACTAAAGTAGCTTCTTTATTTTGGCTTAATTTTCCAAATACTTTTTTGACTGTTTGGACTAACCAATAagctaaaagtcaaaaactaacaaaaaaatcaatataaaagcCAACTGCCACACTCTTTTTATTTACAAACTCAATATCTCATCTGATTACACTATAatacttttctttaatttacttatttttattatatttttcataaacaaaataactaatcaaaaattaatatagaGCAGGACATTAtgcaatataataaaaaaattgtaaattttcaCTTAGCATCTCTATAGAGTTTCTTTAGATGTGAATATTCTATTGGTTTATATTGGCTTACGTGCCAATTAAAATTAACcaatatgttatttttaatcatttaaaaaattaattaaataaagttatttaCCATATTTAATAACAGAATCAACCAAATGATTCTAGCTAAAACTAATAACGTTGATAACAGGTGGTTTTGGAGAATTCGATTATTACTGTAGAGCAAAACTAAGAAAGAACACAGAAAACAAGATCTATTCATAATGAATTTATACTAATATATTGACAAATCAATaaatcaattattattaatttacaagACAATTTCATTTCAcatgtttaaggttatttacaaactatttaagtttattatacaaataaaaaaaatgtcatattaccatattttaacaattattacttcatctttagtatatagtatgttaattattaatatctttgaaaattatatttatatatatttttatactaaaaatttcATATACTGCACAAGTTTTTTACTAGTAGTATTATACTTCCTTCGGTTTTAAATAGCTGTTAAGTTTCTATAACAACTACTCTTCATCAACTgatcttatttggtataaatttttccatatataatgtaaaatatattcaaatgagatcttattttattcgtcttaatgtatattttcataatattaacgttttagaatttttttatgatatgaAATTAAAGCCATTAActattaaaattgaataatatgaaGAATAGAAGTGTAACAAAAGGAAAGAAACTAATTTGTTGCAATTTATGATTAATAGTCTATGCTTGCAATCTCACTTTATCACGTGTAAGAGCAATTACTTGTAACAAAGCAAATACAAGTGGGCGATTATATAGGTCAAACTTCTTTGTAATAAAAGGTATTTGAAATTTGACATTTCCCATGTTCGATGCCTCACCTTTTCAATACTCCTTTAACTAATAATATTCCTGAAAGCATACACGTTCTCATTCACCAAAGATCATAATTTAGAGTTGAATGAATCTTTGTGTGTGTTTGTTGCAGGAACTATGTAAAAAAGttatgaataacaataataaacaattaaataatGAGACCAGATTTAAGGTGGTTTACCAATTTTGGACAACATATACGATTCTAATCTAGGATAATATTAATATGTCCAATGAACAATTACAAAACTTAAAAGAATTACAAATAGAAATTTAGGGGACGTTTGGATGTTGGCATTTACATTGGCTTTATGGTTGATTAAACAGATAAATAAAAGTATTTgctaaatgacttttaagccaatTGAAAACTAgcttttaagtcaaaataaaaagatactccaattagtttttttttgttggcttttcgTTTGTTAGCACTTAACCCACTTTTTTCTATTTAACAACCAACAACTAATACCTAAATTTACAAAACATCTCTATAAACAGCTGActttttcagctagcttaaaagccaacaaaacaaTCAACATTTCCGGCtagtcaaacaaaccaactaaaaaaGTCAACAACCAACAACTAACAACCAATTATCAAATACCTCCTTAATATAGGAAGATAGGAGCTAATCGGGGAACGAACTAGCACTAAGATAGAACTTTACAATTAGACTTTTAGCACACTTTTAATATGAAGGAGTATATGTAGAGAGACATAGAGCATCAAATGGGGTAGCAGCTATGCAAAGCACAAAGGGTCGGTAAAGGTCACTAAACTTGCAACAGACTCTGCCCGTTCGAGCTGTTTTGTCGCTTGTTTGAGCATGTGCAGGGCCAACACTTCTATGTTGGTTTCTTGCCTCTTCCATGTGTCTTATGGTCCCATTCGGTCCCCCAACACTCCTACACTTGTCCAATATTTGTATCCTTGCACTCCAAGGCCATCCTTGCGCTTTAAGGCTCAACTCAACCAATGAGTACATTGTACATTGTATAATGTAATTCTCCCCCATCCAATCCCAAGATATTACTTAGTACTCTTCTTACCTACATTAACATGTTTGATTGATACTCTTAGTCTTGTCTTAATTACTTGGTGAATCAAGTCACCTATAATCTTgttattaattaatacaaaCCAAAATTTAGCCTGATAGGTATTCAATATAATATGAGTCGAAAAAAACCTATGACGACAACCTAAAACTAACGTGATTTTATACCAACTGGTTCTATGGCTGACTAGACTTGATATTAACTGAACCTGCATCTGACCCAACTCAATATCGATTTGTATAACAAGATCATATTCATTTAGCTAATCAATTGATCGAACAATCTTGTAAATCTTGTATAACAAGCCCACCTACATTTTGCAGATGGGATACATTACTATACAATGGACAAATGTTGGAGGGGATTCCTTTAGAGCGAGTGTACGAGATTGGGATGAAAACATGGGCACGATGGATCCACAAAAACGTCGACTCGAACAAAACAACCGTGTTCTTCCGAAGCGTTTCGGCACAACACAATGGCAAGCCACATTGCTACAACGTAACACAACCTATAACGTCTTTAAGTAATTCCACCTACAAAAACAATTTTCCAATGTCTTTGATCAACATTATTGAAAATATAATCAGTGGAATGAGTAAACCACAAGTAAAATACCTAAACATTACAAAGTTATCTGAGTATAGAATCGATGCACATCCATCATTGTATAGAACATGGGAATGGAAAATGTATACCAAAAGTCAAAGCTTGATTCGGAGTTTTACTGATTGTAGTCATTGGTGCTTACCAGGATTGCCCGATACTTGGAATCGTTTGTTATATGTTGCtctgttttttgatttttgaggcTATTTGTCTTGCTCTTACCATTTTTATAGGTTTTTGTTTATCATTATTTGTTTCATGTCAAAGATACAATGTACTCTACCCTTATTCTTTGTTTAGTGGATTAATATGCACATTGTAGAACTAACTAggttttttctttgttaataATAGAATAGatattattgtaaattaattacattccTATTTGTGTTTCATATGAAGATATTTATTATGAATTTCTAGTAGTATATTTCagataaaaataatttcattgcTCAATGCCATCGAGCTCCCACCTTGTTTATAATTgttagtgataataataaaaagttatttttaattaatcattgacAGGTAAGAAACAAATATCTGCAATATCGTATAAATAAAGAGTACACAAAATTATAAAGAGGTTGTTATACACTAGTATAATTTCAGATAAGTAAAATCAATCAACTGTTTACATGGTCATTGaactaaaaaaaatctaaatcttCCCCATTATTATAGTTATCCTATTAAACTATTAATAagatttcaaacaaaaataattaactaaCTAAGAAAAAAAAGTGTAAATTAGAATTAAAAGTAGGAAAATCCCCTCAAATGTCCAACAAAATAGAAGCATATAACAATCTATTCCAAGTATCTGGCAATCCCGGGAGACACCAATGACTACAATCAATAGGTCGTTTAAGATTATCTTCAACCTTGTTAGGACTATTGTTCATATCCATATCATAAATAGAAGGATGAGCATCCATTCTATACGCAGAAAGCTTGGTGATATTCAAGTAGTTGACTCtcaattttgtcatttttttggtTAAGTTTTCAATTACGTCCATCAAAGATTTGGGGAATCCCTTTACATCATATGCATCAATTAATGGTTGAGTTGCATTGAAGCAGAAATGAGGATGGTAATGTGTAGGGGATACACTTCTAAAATACACGATTGTTTTCCTTGGATCCACGTTTTTCTTTATCCAAGATGCCCATGTTCTCATTCCACGTTTATAGGCTACTTCTTTTGCCATGTCTTCTACTAGCTTTCCCTTGTACCTAAACAAATCCCACCTACAAAACATTTATTGATGTCATAAGAGATGTTAATACAAttaatttaatcaaaagtttaagctgttGGTGATTTACGAAACAAAAACTCATAACAGATGTTGAGGCTTTGTTCATTAATTTACATATTATGCAatttataggtatgagttgtcgtcttttATCCCTGTTCAAAGCCGATGATGGTATTGCAATTTATGGTCTAAAATCAAGTAATCAaactaaattataaaataatgtaaaCAAGCGTATAAAGTAATACTTATGTTCCCTTAATTTTTGAGATCTTGTATCGTGTATCTTGTACATGCCCAAAAGTACCCTGGTTGACCCctagatatattttatattattgtgtactAGAAGTGAAGAGTGTATGACATTTAAACCTTTGGGTTGTAACCTATAATCACATTGACTTATAATACcattttaaagtaatcatttcaattttaaactaaaaatttaaagtaattgttgcaattttatagtatataaatatttaatactcTATCAAAACATGAAGAATTTGATAATTTTCTTGATATTCTCATCGttcaattgatttattattacaACTTCTACATATTTGccgcaaatttattttttttttcaaaaatctcacaaattttatcatttatttattttttattcattttgcaGTTAcagattaagaaaataaatttttaaattattgtgatggaaaaagtaactcttaaaattatatattacttTCATTTTGAAACATTTGCAACtgattgttagagtatataacatatttgagGCTTTAACTATACATTTAAGCTTTAGGTTATGTTGattctttgacatggtatcagaactgggttaagtttataattaaaaatgcaaaatatataatatactgtGACATTGATAGTGACatatttagttgaaaaatattactccctccgtttcgcaatgaagttcccaaaaaaTATTcacgagaattaaaaaaaatagaatattttagatgatggatatattatttaattgaatgctAAATTTGATTGGAGAAAAATAGGGACTACAAACATTAGTTTTAtaaatttggaaaaaatatagagaCCACACCTAGtaaaaaattagaatttataaatttaatggaaaacaTGTACTAtgaggaatataaaaatgtttaatTGAAGTTAGTGGAGGATATGTGGGGTacataagcattataaaaatattaaagtgaatatgaataagattatttttatccaaaatttgtgatataaatgaaaaaattctctataaaaacaacaaataaaacacctaAAATAGCAAATAGAATTTTCTTTAAAGAACCGAGGAAGTActatttattacaaaaataatataaaacggAGGATTATATAGTGTGATGAAATTAATGAAGGGTAGGTACTTACGATCTTATAGCTTTCCCATGTGTCCACCAATGGGCAGAGttgaaaaccataaaatcaGCGCCTTCCCATTGCTTGGAATACGGTGATATTCTGTCTAGATTTAGCACTCTGCGGCCGCTTACGTGCTTTTTGTCCAGATCCACTAAAAATGGGGCCATATAAAATTCTACTGTGAAATTATAATCCTGCATAACAACCATAAATTAACCATTAaaaacattatttttcattgaattaCACGAGTCTAAATATGTTTATATAAAATCTTATTAGATTTATGttgatatataaaatttttgtctCTCTGTTTgttaaagttatttttatttgtctttttgATTTACTCGTATTTTAA
This genomic interval carries:
- the LOC130822898 gene encoding protein trichome birefringence-like 40 gives rise to the protein MDKIQHNTNTLGVKNALVDLTPIVTLFNPVEEPSLNISSMLEEKPTQKGHAECDMFNGRWVYKAEDKPSYNAVTCPFLEIGVTCQKNGRPDFDYAKWRWEATDCDIPLFNGRDMLERLRNKRMVVVGDSLNRNMWESLACLLYSSIPSSTVEVVNLPASKSLKAKDYNFTVEFYMAPFLVDLDKKHVSGRRVLNLDRISPYSKQWEGADFMVFNSAHWWTHGKAIRSWDLFRYKGKLVEDMAKEVAYKRGMRTWASWIKKNVDPRKTIVYFRSVSPTHYHPHFCFNATQPLIDAYDVKGFPKSLMDVIENLTKKMTKLRVNYLNITKLSAYRMDAHPSIYDMDMNNSPNKVEDNLKRPIDCSHWCLPGLPDTWNRLLYASILLDI
- the LOC130828209 gene encoding protein trichome birefringence-like 36, which translates into the protein MDWICSSINIIWKLCFLGSLLGFLALLIFLDQKGKIITFSATNTVQQFSSYPESQPPSHTSSSEAADGYSEAPVPSMIGMAPVQDNPLVDAPEAPLPSMIGLTPAQGYPLVYAPEAPLPSMIGFAPEQDNPLVYVPEAPLPSMIGLAPEQDNPLVYVPEAPLPSMIGVVPVQEHPFIDASVAPLPSQRMIFINNDAANLSNIPLKRELPNPTNMSGDEIKCNMFDGRWVYKPDVRPIYDSFKCPIIEEKMSCQKNGRPDFDYEKWIWEAKDCHIPLFNGKQMLDRLRNKRMIIVGDSLNRNMWESLACLLYSSIRSSRRVEVQSKNPRYKVLKAKDYNAIIEFHWSPFLIEYDPNHKSGKKVLILDKLSSNSKLWKGADIMVFNSAHWWKHSGNLKKWDTLLYNGQMLEGIPLERVYEIGMKTWARWIHKNVDSNKTTVFFRSVSAQHNGKPHCYNVTQPITSLSNSTYKNNFPMSLINIIENIISGMSKPQVKYLNITKLSEYRIDAHPSLYRTWEWKMYTKSQSLIRSFTDCSHWCLPGLPDTWNRLLYVALFFDF